A portion of the Coriobacteriia bacterium genome contains these proteins:
- a CDS encoding DUF3641 domain-containing protein: MPHTNNAEQAPRARFRDRLELADPRALRATSLRTLMLNVTLRCDLACAHCHQSCSPARTEEMSRETMLAALELAGFIKPELIDVTGGEPALWNHIRELVALVRESATPLRVRTNLVALRRPEASDLPALFAREGVALLASLPETSSEGVAAQRGRTAFDQSIDVLRELTSLGYGADGGPVLDVAYNPPLGELSLPEAEVTGRFRAGIEEYGVRFNALHAITNVPVGRYRDRLRAGDELDAYVALLAAAFNPDVAGSIACREGLTIGWNGELADCDFNLGAGLGLLRGPRTLDEALAAARADGADARLGDLATRYVAFGPHCFACTAGPGSS, translated from the coding sequence ATGCCTCACACGAACAACGCCGAGCAGGCCCCGCGCGCGCGCTTCCGCGATCGGCTCGAGCTTGCCGACCCGCGAGCTCTGCGAGCCACATCGCTACGCACCCTCATGCTGAACGTCACACTTCGCTGCGACCTGGCGTGCGCGCACTGCCATCAATCGTGTTCGCCGGCCCGCACCGAGGAGATGTCCCGCGAGACCATGCTGGCCGCGCTCGAGCTCGCCGGCTTCATCAAGCCCGAGCTGATCGACGTGACCGGCGGCGAGCCTGCGCTCTGGAACCACATCCGTGAACTGGTTGCGCTGGTCCGCGAGTCGGCGACCCCCCTGCGAGTACGCACGAATCTCGTTGCCCTGCGGCGACCCGAGGCCTCTGACCTGCCGGCGCTGTTCGCCCGAGAAGGGGTCGCACTACTCGCTTCGCTGCCCGAGACGTCGAGCGAGGGCGTCGCCGCGCAGCGTGGGCGCACCGCCTTCGACCAGTCCATCGACGTCCTTCGCGAGCTCACCTCGCTGGGATACGGTGCCGATGGCGGCCCGGTCCTCGACGTGGCCTACAACCCCCCGCTTGGCGAACTGTCGCTTCCCGAGGCCGAGGTCACCGGCCGATTCCGAGCCGGTATCGAGGAATACGGCGTCCGCTTCAACGCGCTGCATGCAATCACGAACGTACCCGTGGGCAGGTACCGCGACCGTCTGCGGGCCGGGGACGAATTGGATGCCTACGTTGCACTGTTGGCCGCTGCGTTCAATCCGGACGTCGCCGGGTCCATCGCATGCCGAGAGGGGCTGACGATCGGCTGGAATGGAGAACTTGCGGACTGCGACTTCAACCTTGGTGCAGGCCTCGGGCTGCTGCGGGGTCCGCGCACGCTGGATGAGGCCCTCGCCGCTGCACGGGCGGACGGTGCCGACGCACGCCTCGGCGACTTGGCGACGCGATACGTCGCCTTCGGGCCGCACTGCTTCGCCTGCACCGCCGGTCCGGGCTCGAGTTGA
- a CDS encoding DUF2064 domain-containing protein: MTRSGRRNRICLLVRFPRLGGVKTRLTPPLSDEEALALHTRMARHTLRRARAVAATAEARVEVRTDAAYARSAHEWLGGGFTARYQGEGDLGDRIRLAFGQAFGARVKRVVVIGSDCPRLASTHLRDALARLDHADIVLGPAEDGGYYLVALRAESAKRSVPILFSGIPWSTSDVLAATLAIAEKNDLTYALLETLPDVDLAADLADAAAALDAASLPADPAVSVIIPALDDADCIAEAIQSALTAGALEVIVVDGGSRDATREVAFSAGARVLESTPGRAVQMDRGAREACGSVLLFLHADTVLPEHAAALACETLSCDGTVAGGFTFSVPPSARHSRLISAIGRVRHSFGGAPWGDQGVFLAAQTWRDLGGFGELPVMEDLEMGRRLQRLGTVVIRPEPVVTSARAWEEHGLSWPTAVNAFCIAAYRVGVDPERVARWRRRIAPSQRLRPKESS, from the coding sequence GTGACCCGGTCGGGCCGCCGAAACCGCATCTGTCTGCTCGTCCGGTTCCCGCGCCTCGGCGGCGTCAAGACGCGGCTCACGCCTCCCCTCTCGGACGAAGAAGCGCTCGCTCTTCACACGCGGATGGCCCGCCACACCCTTCGCAGGGCGCGCGCCGTTGCCGCCACGGCAGAGGCGCGCGTCGAGGTGCGTACCGACGCGGCGTACGCCCGATCCGCCCACGAGTGGCTCGGGGGCGGATTCACCGCCCGCTACCAAGGTGAGGGCGATCTGGGTGACCGCATCCGCTTGGCGTTCGGGCAGGCCTTCGGCGCGCGCGTGAAACGCGTGGTCGTGATCGGGAGCGACTGTCCCCGGCTTGCCAGCACCCACCTACGCGATGCGCTCGCGCGGTTGGATCATGCAGACATCGTTCTCGGGCCCGCCGAGGACGGCGGGTACTACCTCGTCGCGCTCAGAGCGGAGTCGGCCAAGCGCTCGGTCCCGATCCTGTTCAGTGGCATCCCCTGGAGCACGTCGGATGTGCTCGCTGCGACCCTCGCAATCGCCGAGAAGAACGACCTCACCTACGCGCTGCTCGAGACCCTGCCCGATGTCGACCTGGCTGCCGACCTCGCCGACGCCGCTGCCGCCCTTGACGCCGCCAGCCTACCTGCCGATCCTGCGGTGTCGGTCATCATCCCCGCACTCGACGATGCGGACTGCATCGCTGAAGCGATTCAAAGCGCGCTGACTGCCGGCGCGCTCGAGGTGATCGTGGTGGATGGCGGCTCCCGGGATGCCACGCGAGAGGTGGCGTTCTCCGCGGGCGCCCGGGTGCTCGAGTCCACACCGGGGCGGGCGGTTCAGATGGACCGCGGCGCACGAGAAGCCTGCGGGAGCGTACTGCTCTTCTTGCATGCGGACACCGTCTTGCCCGAGCACGCCGCTGCCCTGGCGTGCGAAACGCTCTCCTGCGATGGCACGGTTGCCGGAGGATTCACCTTCTCCGTCCCACCGTCGGCGCGCCACAGCCGTCTGATCTCGGCGATCGGGCGAGTGCGCCACTCGTTCGGCGGCGCTCCGTGGGGCGACCAAGGCGTATTCCTCGCAGCCCAGACGTGGCGAGATCTGGGCGGGTTTGGGGAGCTCCCAGTCATGGAGGATCTCGAGATGGGACGGCGTCTGCAGCGGCTCGGCACGGTGGTCATTCGACCCGAGCCGGTCGTGACCTCGGCCCGCGCGTGGGAGGAGCATGGACTGTCTTGGCCCACAGCGGTAAACGCGTTCTGTATCGCCGCGTACCGAGTGGGAGTGGATCCCGAGCGCGTCGCCCGGTGGAGGCGTCGCATCGCGCCAAGCCAACGCCTTCGACCAAAGGAATCGTCGTGA
- a CDS encoding DNA alkylation repair protein, giving the protein MDIAERILAELRAQANPENLEGMARYGIATENALGVSVPFMRALARETRAGLKRDRAAWHELAAHLWSSGVHEARIMATFIDHPSQVDEAQMESWILDVDSWDLCDQLTNNLFRDSEFAWQKAVRWTERDEEFTKRSAFVLGATLAVHDKLADDAAFVGLLELAEREAGDERNLVKKAINWQIRQIGKRSAALNGVAIALCDRILELQPDSKAARWIARDALRELRSDAIRARLGLS; this is encoded by the coding sequence ATCGACATCGCCGAGCGCATCCTCGCGGAACTGCGCGCGCAAGCGAATCCCGAGAACCTCGAGGGGATGGCGCGCTATGGCATCGCGACCGAGAACGCGCTTGGCGTGTCGGTGCCGTTCATGCGCGCACTCGCTCGCGAGACACGCGCGGGCCTGAAGCGCGATCGCGCGGCGTGGCACGAGCTCGCGGCGCACCTCTGGAGCAGCGGCGTGCACGAAGCTCGCATCATGGCCACCTTCATCGACCACCCATCTCAGGTCGACGAGGCGCAGATGGAGTCGTGGATCCTCGACGTCGATTCGTGGGATCTGTGCGACCAACTCACGAACAACCTGTTCCGAGACTCCGAGTTCGCCTGGCAGAAGGCCGTCAGGTGGACGGAGCGCGACGAGGAGTTCACCAAGCGCTCGGCGTTCGTGCTCGGGGCGACGCTCGCGGTCCACGACAAACTCGCCGACGATGCGGCGTTCGTCGGGCTGCTGGAACTCGCCGAGCGCGAAGCCGGCGACGAGCGCAACCTCGTCAAGAAGGCGATCAACTGGCAGATCCGGCAGATCGGCAAGCGCTCGGCCGCACTCAACGGTGTGGCAATCGCCTTGTGCGATCGGATTCTCGAGCTCCAACCGGATTCGAAGGCCGCGCGATGGATTGCACGCGATGCGCTGCGTGAACTGAGGAGCGATGCGATCCGCGCGCGGCTCGGGCTGAGCTGA